Proteins encoded within one genomic window of Couchioplanes caeruleus:
- a CDS encoding ABC transporter ATP-binding protein → MTTVDLKNVSRWYGNVVAVNDISMTLEAGVTGLLGPNGAGKTTVLHMMAGFLAPSKGTVTVDGTPTWRNPSVYRTLGLVAEREAVHGFLTAREFVLASAKMQKLSDPAAATEWALNMVEMAPAADRRIETYSKGMRQRTRVAAALVHEPQVLLLDEPFNGMDPRQRMHMMALLHELGDRGHTILFSSHILEEVEQVSGTVQVIVAGRLAASGDYRKIRRLMTNRPHVFAVQSSDDRRLAVALIGEKSVTGVEIEANGMTVRAGDYGSFTRALPRIALDSGIRLRKLIPSDESLESVFSYLLEA, encoded by the coding sequence GTGACCACGGTGGACCTCAAGAACGTGTCCCGCTGGTACGGCAACGTCGTTGCCGTCAACGACATCAGCATGACCCTCGAGGCGGGCGTGACCGGCCTGCTCGGCCCCAACGGCGCCGGCAAGACGACCGTGCTGCACATGATGGCGGGCTTCCTCGCGCCGTCGAAGGGCACGGTGACCGTCGACGGCACGCCGACCTGGCGCAACCCGTCCGTCTACCGCACGCTCGGCCTGGTGGCGGAGCGCGAGGCCGTGCACGGCTTCCTCACCGCCCGGGAGTTCGTGCTCGCGTCGGCGAAGATGCAGAAGCTGTCCGACCCGGCCGCGGCGACCGAATGGGCGCTGAACATGGTCGAGATGGCGCCGGCGGCGGACCGCCGGATCGAGACGTACTCCAAGGGCATGCGCCAGCGCACCCGGGTGGCGGCGGCGCTCGTGCACGAGCCGCAGGTGCTGCTGCTGGACGAGCCGTTCAACGGCATGGACCCGCGGCAGCGCATGCACATGATGGCGCTGCTGCACGAGCTGGGCGACCGCGGCCACACCATCCTGTTCAGCTCCCACATCCTCGAGGAGGTGGAGCAGGTCTCCGGCACGGTCCAGGTGATCGTGGCGGGCCGGCTGGCGGCGTCGGGCGACTATCGCAAGATCCGCCGGCTGATGACGAACCGTCCGCACGTCTTCGCGGTGCAGTCGTCGGACGACCGCCGCCTGGCCGTGGCCCTCATCGGGGAGAAGTCGGTCACCGGCGTGGAGATCGAGGCGAACGGGATGACGGTCCGCGCCGGCGACTACGGCAGCTTCACCCGCGCCCTGCCCCGCATCGCCCTGGACTCGGGCATCCGGCTGCGCAAACTCATCCCGTCCGACGAATCCCTGGAGAGCGTCTTCTCCTACCTGCTGGAGGCCTGA
- a CDS encoding ABC transporter ATP-binding protein produces MSLIETQGLTKTYGGRVTALHELSVSVEPGIIGLVGANGAGKSTFIKILLGLIPPSAGQVKVFGIDPTVDPDRVRAKVGYMPEHEALPPDVSAAEFVTHLGRISGLPRTAARERASEALRHVGLYEERYRQIGGYSTGMKQRVKLAQALVHDPDLLLLDEPTNGLDPAGRDAMLALVHRIGTEFGISVVVCSHLLGEVERICDSLVAIEGGRLLRADRISAMTEASDVLAVEVAEGMEELAAALTDLGMTPQVDGRMLLVPLDHEDTYDRILRAVADLDLPLHRLDQRRHRVAELFAPRETADV; encoded by the coding sequence GTGAGCCTCATCGAAACCCAAGGGTTGACCAAGACGTACGGCGGGCGGGTGACGGCCCTGCACGAGCTGAGCGTCTCCGTCGAGCCGGGGATCATCGGCCTCGTGGGCGCCAACGGCGCCGGCAAGTCGACATTCATCAAGATTCTGCTCGGCCTGATCCCGCCCTCCGCCGGCCAGGTGAAGGTCTTCGGCATCGACCCGACGGTCGACCCGGACCGGGTCCGGGCGAAGGTCGGCTACATGCCCGAGCACGAAGCGCTGCCGCCGGACGTCTCCGCGGCCGAGTTCGTCACGCATCTGGGCCGGATCAGCGGCCTGCCGCGGACGGCCGCACGCGAACGCGCCTCCGAGGCGCTGCGGCACGTGGGGCTCTACGAGGAGCGCTACCGCCAGATCGGTGGCTACTCGACCGGCATGAAGCAGCGGGTCAAGCTCGCGCAGGCGCTGGTGCACGACCCCGACCTGCTGCTGCTGGACGAGCCCACCAACGGCCTCGACCCGGCCGGGCGGGACGCGATGCTGGCGCTGGTGCACCGCATCGGCACCGAGTTCGGCATCTCGGTCGTGGTGTGCTCGCACCTGCTCGGCGAGGTCGAGCGGATCTGCGACTCGCTGGTCGCGATCGAGGGTGGCCGCCTGCTGCGGGCCGACCGGATCTCGGCCATGACCGAGGCCAGCGACGTGCTCGCGGTCGAGGTCGCCGAGGGCATGGAGGAGCTCGCCGCCGCGCTGACCGACCTCGGCATGACGCCCCAGGTGGACGGGCGCATGCTGCTCGTGCCGCTGGACCACGAGGACACGTACGACCGCATCCTGCGCGCCGTCGCCGACCTCGACCTGCCGTTGCACCGTCTCGACCAGCGACGCCACCGGGTGGCCGAGCTCTTCGCACCCAGGGAGACCGCAGATGTCTGA
- a CDS encoding ABC transporter permease: MSTVAWITARGLFGRRRVLLLLPLPMLLVGLAWLCRAYDVDPAEWGAPVLIGLGLAVLLPIVSLIVGTGVLGSEVDDGTIVHILTKPLPRRDIIMAKLGVAVVVAAATAAIPLFVAGWLAHSPALGGALAAAAVVGAFAYSALFVLMSLLTRRPVLLGLVYILVWEGLLGRFVSGSRVLSIQQYVITIADKITPTTLLDGKVSLPVAVVMGAIFVLGCAVASVDRLRSFSVAGETS, from the coding sequence ATGTCGACGGTCGCGTGGATCACCGCCCGGGGCCTCTTCGGCCGCCGGCGGGTCCTGCTTCTCCTGCCGCTGCCGATGCTGCTGGTCGGCCTGGCCTGGCTCTGCCGGGCGTACGACGTGGACCCGGCGGAATGGGGCGCCCCGGTGCTCATCGGGCTCGGCCTTGCGGTCTTGCTGCCGATCGTGTCGCTGATCGTGGGCACGGGCGTGCTCGGATCCGAGGTGGACGACGGCACGATCGTGCACATTCTGACCAAGCCGCTGCCCCGGCGGGACATCATCATGGCGAAGCTGGGCGTGGCGGTCGTGGTGGCCGCGGCGACGGCCGCGATCCCGCTGTTCGTCGCGGGCTGGCTGGCCCACTCCCCGGCGCTGGGTGGCGCGCTCGCCGCGGCCGCGGTCGTGGGCGCGTTCGCGTATTCGGCGCTGTTCGTGCTGATGAGCCTGCTGACCCGGCGTCCGGTGCTGCTGGGCCTGGTCTACATCCTGGTCTGGGAGGGCCTGCTCGGCCGCTTCGTGAGCGGCAGCCGGGTGCTGTCCATCCAGCAGTACGTGATCACCATTGCCGACAAGATCACCCCGACGACGCTGCTCGACGGCAAGGTGTCGCTCCCGGTGGCCGTGGTGATGGGTGCGATCTTCGTGCTGGGGTGCGCGGTCGCCTCGGTGGACCGCCTCCGGTCGTTCTCGGTGGCCGGCGAGACGAGCTAA
- a CDS encoding sulfotransferase family protein, translating into MDVRKVPSPVKRVVHLGSRSYGRLTAPRRMTPSFLICGGQRCGTTSLYRALAAHPAVLKAVLHKGVHYFDVSYERGMSWYKAHFPTQRQADKVYDTYGVPAQTFESSPYYMYHPQAAARIAADLPGTKLVVLVRDPVERAYSQHHHEVARGFENERNFGNALALEPARLHRQEERLAADPAYYSFAHQHQAYRARGEYARYLSVMAQHVGRERIHVVESERFFREPEQVYDEVCAFLGLPINLGHPPFERHNARPRQSDMDPGIRRELSSHYASHDEALMTWLSRVPIWRSS; encoded by the coding sequence ATGGATGTCCGCAAGGTTCCGTCGCCCGTCAAGCGGGTCGTGCACCTCGGTTCGCGCTCGTACGGCAGGCTGACCGCGCCCCGCCGGATGACGCCGTCGTTCCTCATCTGCGGCGGGCAGCGCTGCGGCACCACCTCGCTCTACCGGGCGCTCGCCGCGCATCCGGCGGTGCTCAAGGCGGTGCTGCACAAGGGCGTGCACTACTTCGACGTGTCGTACGAGCGCGGCATGTCCTGGTACAAGGCGCACTTCCCCACGCAGCGGCAGGCCGACAAGGTCTACGACACGTACGGGGTCCCCGCGCAGACGTTCGAGTCGAGCCCCTACTACATGTACCACCCGCAGGCCGCCGCACGGATCGCCGCCGACCTGCCCGGCACGAAGCTCGTGGTGCTGGTCCGCGACCCGGTGGAACGGGCGTACTCGCAGCACCACCACGAGGTGGCGCGGGGCTTCGAGAACGAGCGCAACTTCGGCAACGCCCTTGCTCTGGAGCCCGCCCGGCTGCACCGCCAGGAGGAGCGGCTCGCGGCGGATCCGGCCTACTACTCGTTCGCGCATCAGCACCAGGCCTACCGCGCCCGTGGCGAGTATGCCCGCTACCTGAGCGTCATGGCGCAGCACGTCGGCCGGGAACGCATCCACGTGGTGGAGAGCGAGCGGTTCTTCCGCGAGCCCGAACAGGTCTACGACGAGGTGTGCGCGTTCCTCGGCCTGCCGATCAACCTCGGCCATCCGCCCTTCGAGCGGCACAACGCCCGGCCTCGACAGTCCGACATGGACCCCGGCATCCGCCGGGAGCTGTCGAGCCACTACGCCTCGCACGACGAGGCCCTGATGACGTGGCTGAGTCGCGTACCCATCTGGCGTTCCTCATGA
- the cysC gene encoding adenylyl-sulfate kinase has translation MNDGSVLPEDVMRDAPTYTPRAHELADLELLLAGAYTPLTGFLGRADLQSVRRRGRLTDGTSWPVAVTLEIPAELANGLDLDDPLRRTVVLTDPEGAPVAAIEISDAWPTTEGRYAVGGTVRRMGDGGHGPFQRLRRTPEEVKALLPPGRVLGVIADRPLHRPQLAQIAHAARTLAAHLLIFVPVTGPGPDGLPPEALVRAIFAARDRMPPATIVAVPLMTRGDEMRDALLRARVAAAYGVTHVLSTGEMLSGAGLRVLVPRELAYDNRDGQWRWRDDIPPRNRRLAMSAAEIDDLLDRGFPLPEWHTPPAVAKELTRVRPPRRHRGLVVFFTGFSGSGKSTIARGLADTLRESGERTITFLDGDVVRRELSAGLGFSRADRDRNVRRIGWVAAEVARHRGMAVACPIAPYEDARAAVRKMAADAGAGFVLVHVATPLEVCEQRDRKGLYARARAGQLRGMTGVDDPYEVPTDAELVVDTTGMTVPEAIDLVLAHLVENGWVEPEMK, from the coding sequence GTGAACGACGGTTCTGTGCTGCCCGAGGACGTCATGCGTGACGCGCCGACGTACACGCCGCGCGCGCACGAACTCGCCGACCTCGAGCTGCTGCTGGCCGGGGCGTACACGCCGCTGACCGGCTTCCTCGGCCGCGCCGACCTGCAGTCCGTGCGCCGGCGCGGCCGCCTCACCGACGGCACGTCGTGGCCGGTCGCGGTCACCCTGGAGATTCCCGCCGAGCTCGCCAACGGCCTGGACCTCGACGATCCACTGCGGCGCACGGTCGTGCTGACCGACCCCGAGGGCGCGCCGGTCGCCGCCATCGAGATCTCCGACGCCTGGCCCACGACCGAGGGACGGTACGCGGTCGGCGGCACGGTGCGCCGGATGGGCGACGGCGGGCACGGCCCGTTCCAGCGGCTGCGCCGGACCCCCGAGGAGGTCAAGGCGCTGCTGCCGCCCGGGCGCGTCCTCGGCGTCATCGCGGACCGCCCGCTGCACCGCCCCCAGCTCGCGCAGATCGCGCACGCCGCCCGTACCCTCGCCGCCCACCTGCTGATCTTCGTACCCGTCACCGGTCCGGGCCCCGACGGTCTGCCCCCGGAGGCGCTGGTCCGCGCGATCTTCGCGGCCCGCGACCGGATGCCGCCGGCGACCATCGTCGCGGTCCCGCTGATGACCCGGGGCGACGAGATGCGCGACGCGCTGCTGCGGGCGCGGGTCGCCGCCGCGTACGGCGTCACCCACGTGCTGTCCACCGGCGAGATGCTCTCCGGCGCCGGGCTGCGGGTGCTGGTGCCCCGCGAGCTGGCGTACGACAACCGCGACGGCCAGTGGCGCTGGCGCGACGACATCCCCCCGCGCAACCGCCGCCTGGCGATGTCCGCCGCGGAGATCGACGACCTGCTGGACCGGGGGTTCCCGCTGCCCGAGTGGCACACCCCGCCCGCGGTCGCCAAGGAGCTGACCCGGGTCCGCCCGCCGCGTCGGCACCGGGGGCTGGTCGTCTTCTTCACCGGCTTCTCCGGCTCCGGAAAGTCCACGATCGCCCGCGGGCTGGCCGACACCCTGCGCGAGAGCGGCGAGCGGACCATCACGTTCCTCGACGGCGACGTGGTGCGCCGGGAGCTCTCGGCCGGGTTGGGGTTCAGCCGGGCCGACCGGGACCGCAACGTGCGACGCATCGGCTGGGTGGCGGCCGAGGTCGCGCGCCACCGCGGCATGGCGGTCGCGTGCCCCATCGCCCCGTACGAGGACGCCCGCGCGGCCGTGCGGAAGATGGCGGCCGACGCCGGGGCCGGCTTCGTGCTGGTGCACGTGGCGACCCCGCTGGAGGTCTGCGAGCAGCGCGACCGCAAGGGTCTCTACGCCCGCGCCCGGGCCGGTCAGCTCCGCGGCATGACGGGCGTCGACGACCCCTACGAGGTGCCCACCGACGCCGAGCTGGTGGTCGATACCACGGGCATGACGGTGCCGGAGGCCATCGATCTCGTGCTGGCCCACCTCGTGGAGAACGGCTGGGTGGAGCCGGAGATGAAGTAA
- a CDS encoding glycoside hydrolase family 26 protein yields MRRGPRRSRFLHLAAITTVFSISVVATLSWAWTGGVDQIGLPYGPDPVVLPGPAASSAPGASRGLPPPVEPGVPMLPGAPPASGAPSLPPSASPSAAGTASAGPAAPAPAGSCRTGKKLVPTCGVLWGVAPGAFTDTRGRQALARFEEKTERHQDVFHAYHRGNNQLFPTKEEVAIAREPGRERILFLNWKPRGTSWAKIAQGDKATDKFLDKLAAHIKKEFPEEFFFTVHHEAEDNVKEKAGSGYTAEDYSRMFRYVVQRLRADGVDNLVTVLVHMAYVPHTSQKWFSDMYPGDDVVDWIGFDTYAYSDPGYGHGDFDELLNRQSSARPTWPGFYNWATGKHPGKPLMVAEWGVWSSKKNPGHKAAFYREVGRQIRRFPQIRAMVHFDTPHNQEGRESSVDATPESLAAYRKLGKLPIFQVDLVTTLP; encoded by the coding sequence GTGAGACGTGGACCGCGCCGCAGCCGCTTCCTGCACCTCGCCGCCATCACGACCGTCTTCAGCATTTCGGTCGTCGCCACCCTTTCGTGGGCGTGGACCGGGGGCGTCGACCAGATCGGCCTGCCCTACGGCCCCGACCCGGTCGTGCTTCCCGGGCCGGCCGCGAGCTCGGCGCCGGGGGCGTCCCGGGGACTGCCGCCGCCCGTCGAGCCGGGCGTGCCGATGTTGCCCGGGGCGCCGCCGGCCTCCGGCGCACCCTCGCTGCCGCCGTCGGCGTCACCCTCCGCCGCCGGGACCGCCTCCGCCGGCCCCGCGGCACCGGCGCCGGCCGGCTCCTGCCGTACAGGGAAGAAGCTCGTTCCCACCTGTGGGGTCCTCTGGGGTGTTGCGCCGGGAGCCTTCACGGACACGCGGGGCAGGCAGGCACTGGCGCGCTTCGAGGAGAAGACCGAGCGGCACCAGGACGTGTTCCACGCGTACCACCGCGGCAACAACCAGCTCTTCCCGACCAAGGAGGAGGTGGCGATCGCCCGCGAGCCGGGCCGGGAGCGCATCCTCTTCCTCAACTGGAAGCCGCGCGGCACGTCATGGGCGAAGATCGCCCAGGGTGACAAGGCGACGGACAAGTTCCTGGACAAGCTCGCCGCCCACATCAAGAAGGAGTTCCCGGAGGAGTTCTTCTTCACCGTCCATCACGAGGCTGAGGACAACGTCAAGGAGAAGGCCGGCTCGGGCTACACGGCCGAGGACTACTCCCGCATGTTCCGCTACGTCGTCCAGCGGCTGCGTGCGGACGGGGTCGACAACCTGGTGACGGTGCTGGTGCATATGGCGTACGTGCCTCACACCAGCCAGAAGTGGTTCAGCGACATGTATCCCGGCGACGACGTGGTGGACTGGATCGGCTTCGACACGTACGCGTACAGCGACCCCGGCTACGGCCACGGCGACTTCGATGAACTGCTCAACCGCCAGTCCTCGGCCCGGCCCACCTGGCCCGGCTTCTACAACTGGGCGACCGGGAAGCACCCCGGCAAGCCGCTGATGGTGGCCGAGTGGGGCGTGTGGTCGTCGAAGAAGAATCCCGGCCACAAGGCGGCGTTCTACCGCGAGGTGGGACGGCAGATCCGGCGCTTCCCGCAGATCCGGGCCATGGTCCACTTCGACACCCCGCACAACCAGGAGGGGCGGGAGTCGTCGGTCGATGCGACGCCGGAGTCGCTGGCGGCGTACCGCAAGCTGGGCAAGCTGCCGATCTTCCAGGTGGATCTCGTCACCACCCTGCCATGA
- a CDS encoding Wzz/FepE/Etk N-terminal domain-containing protein produces the protein MEATRPVSADLSHYLGVFRRHWWVVVAATGAGLGIGAAITQTLPRVYESSTSVLVQAVDQDTNASGGRTKGTINLDTEAQLVGSGAVAAKAAALLRSPVSPIELAKRVSVEVPANTTVLVIRFEADNPKDAQAGSHAFAEAYLRNREESARSGLDQRIKTLSLKVKQLTTTLTSLNNRLAKAASGSSERSNLESLRGNSQNQLNNLTGRLNELTTATVGAGNIISDAREPEEPTSPNTMLNIAAGAMIGLIAGLGLAFVRERFDRRLRTAADVRDRGRVPVLAALDERTTPHFDDVLQPYGPGGRVFNRLRNEILASLNAGDQIIVVTGASRGSATTLVAANLAAALARTGSDVVLMGAHLPDSVLDAAPLARMLGVSAMPGLSDLLAGRIGLAKALQRTPRIPSLRVITTGGAATAAGLMQSQRLRDTLEALRRQTGYVVIEAPSTNSSADAQSLASLADAAILAVELRRAKRPALLDAAEQLSRVGTPLLGAVVLPQLTGVRRSAAEEILPVVALSAQKPAEPAAIDDDRTQPLRLPQGGPVRPPRQGDGTEDVTAVIDLTPAAKPSPTAARITEKPDDK, from the coding sequence ATGGAAGCGACTCGCCCGGTGTCCGCCGACCTCTCCCACTACCTGGGGGTGTTCCGCCGGCACTGGTGGGTCGTGGTGGCCGCCACCGGGGCCGGCCTCGGTATCGGTGCCGCCATCACCCAGACCCTGCCCAGGGTCTACGAGTCCTCCACATCGGTGCTCGTGCAGGCCGTCGACCAGGACACCAACGCCTCCGGTGGCCGCACCAAGGGCACGATCAACCTCGACACCGAGGCCCAGCTCGTCGGCTCCGGCGCGGTGGCGGCGAAGGCGGCGGCGCTGCTGCGTTCCCCCGTCTCGCCGATCGAGCTGGCCAAGCGCGTCTCGGTCGAGGTGCCGGCCAACACCACGGTGCTGGTGATCCGCTTCGAGGCCGACAACCCGAAGGACGCCCAGGCCGGGTCGCACGCGTTCGCGGAGGCGTACCTGCGCAACCGGGAGGAGAGTGCACGCTCCGGTCTGGACCAGCGGATCAAGACGCTCAGCCTCAAGGTCAAGCAGCTCACCACGACGCTGACGAGCCTCAACAACCGGCTGGCGAAGGCGGCCAGCGGCAGCTCTGAGCGCAGCAACCTGGAGAGCCTGCGAGGCAACTCGCAGAACCAGCTCAACAATCTGACCGGCCGGCTCAACGAACTGACCACGGCCACCGTCGGCGCGGGCAACATCATCAGCGACGCCCGCGAGCCGGAGGAGCCCACCAGCCCGAACACGATGCTCAACATCGCGGCCGGCGCGATGATCGGCCTGATCGCCGGGCTCGGCCTGGCGTTCGTCCGGGAGCGCTTCGACCGTCGGCTGCGGACCGCCGCCGACGTCCGGGACCGCGGCCGCGTGCCGGTGCTCGCCGCGCTGGACGAGCGCACCACCCCGCACTTCGACGACGTGCTGCAGCCGTACGGTCCGGGCGGCCGGGTCTTCAACCGCCTCCGCAACGAGATCCTGGCCAGCCTGAACGCGGGCGATCAGATCATCGTCGTCACCGGCGCCAGCCGCGGCTCGGCCACCACGCTCGTCGCCGCCAACCTGGCCGCCGCGCTGGCGCGTACGGGCAGCGACGTGGTCCTCATGGGCGCGCATCTGCCGGACAGCGTCCTCGACGCCGCGCCGCTGGCCCGCATGCTCGGGGTCTCCGCGATGCCCGGCCTGTCCGACCTGCTCGCCGGCCGCATCGGGCTCGCGAAGGCGTTGCAGCGGACCCCGCGGATTCCGTCGCTGCGGGTCATCACGACCGGTGGCGCCGCGACCGCGGCGGGCCTGATGCAGTCGCAGCGGCTGCGCGACACGCTGGAGGCGCTGCGCCGGCAGACCGGGTACGTCGTCATCGAGGCCCCGTCCACCAACAGCAGCGCCGACGCGCAGAGCCTGGCCAGCCTCGCCGACGCCGCCATCCTCGCGGTCGAGCTGCGCCGGGCGAAGCGGCCCGCCCTGCTCGACGCGGCCGAACAGCTCAGCCGGGTCGGCACGCCGTTGCTCGGCGCCGTGGTGTTGCCCCAGCTCACCGGCGTGCGGCGGTCCGCGGCCGAGGAGATCCTGCCGGTGGTGGCGCTGAGCGCGCAGAAGCCGGCCGAGCCCGCGGCCATCGACGATGACCGCACCCAGCCGCTGCGCCTGCCGCAGGGCGGCCCGGTCCGGCCACCCCGGCAGGGCGACGGCACCGAGGACGTCACCGCGGTGATCGACCTGACCCCTGCGGCCAAGCCCTCCCCCACCGCGGCCCGGATCACCGAGAAGCCGGACGACAAGTGA
- a CDS encoding ABC transporter permease has product MSEASVIHDIGYQRYTGPRLGRGAVLGAIYVHGLRAAYGLGRSAKAKIFPWLVVGIMTLVAVILAAVRSQTGLLPLNYIQFADAMSWLIIFFVAIVAPELVSRDMRAGVLPLYFSRPLRAADYIGAKVAAMVTAVWALLAVPQLIIFLGAAFTAKNGMSDVWNELGDLLPGWGYSLLWALLFTGIGLLIASLTGKRAFAAGGIVAVFLMTTPVVGVLANLPSRAVQEMAGLASPMTLMSGVGQWLVPSANTGLPIGRYGPVYAIEAVTLIATCLLLLLARYRRVASL; this is encoded by the coding sequence ATGTCTGAGGCCAGCGTCATCCATGACATCGGCTACCAGCGCTACACCGGCCCGAGGCTCGGCCGCGGCGCGGTGCTGGGTGCCATCTACGTGCACGGCCTGCGGGCCGCGTACGGCCTGGGCCGCTCGGCCAAGGCGAAGATCTTCCCGTGGCTGGTGGTCGGCATCATGACCCTGGTCGCGGTGATCCTCGCCGCCGTCCGGTCCCAGACCGGTCTGCTGCCGCTCAACTACATCCAGTTCGCCGACGCGATGAGCTGGCTGATCATCTTCTTCGTCGCCATCGTCGCGCCCGAGCTGGTGTCGCGGGACATGCGCGCCGGGGTGCTGCCGCTCTACTTCAGCCGGCCGTTGCGGGCCGCGGACTACATCGGTGCCAAGGTCGCCGCGATGGTGACCGCGGTCTGGGCGCTGCTGGCCGTGCCGCAGCTCATCATCTTCCTGGGCGCCGCCTTCACCGCCAAGAACGGGATGTCGGACGTCTGGAACGAGCTCGGCGACCTGCTTCCCGGCTGGGGCTACAGCCTGCTGTGGGCGCTGCTGTTCACCGGCATCGGCCTGCTGATCGCGTCCCTGACCGGCAAGCGCGCGTTCGCGGCCGGCGGCATCGTCGCGGTGTTCCTGATGACCACGCCGGTCGTCGGCGTACTGGCGAACCTGCCGTCGCGGGCCGTGCAGGAGATGGCCGGTCTGGCCAGCCCGATGACGCTGATGAGCGGCGTCGGCCAGTGGCTCGTCCCGTCCGCCAACACGGGCCTGCCCATCGGCCGCTACGGCCCGGTGTACGCCATCGAGGCGGTCACGCTGATCGCGACGTGCCTGCTGCTCCTACTGGCCCGCTACCGGAGGGTGGCCTCGCTGTGA
- a CDS encoding O-antigen ligase family protein has translation MTLVVPGAKQRAAHGTAPQRPISLPAWPVASVLALYPLWWALGLGVLIFPIMAVPMLVLLLRRRAAGRPLRLPPGFGWWALFLAAVVISIAALGADPAGTVVEHASDRLVAVLYRLCMYASLTILLVYTGNLTEEELPRRRLAKLLGWLFVVTVAGGLLGMVAGRFEFTSPVEWLLPGGIRSKGFVQSLVHPYAAQIMDLVGGEKPRPAAPWGYTNTWGNNFCLLMGWLVVAAWATRRTRDKVLAVLCLAVAIVPAVVSLNRGLWIGIGVVVCYVAARYVLMGRLWIIGAVVLAAAGLVLALLATPLGDVVDARLDNGKSNGVRSFLIDRAMDGFVDSPVVGYGSTRNTIGGRNSIAVGESSECERCGNFTVGGNGQLWQLMYAHGTVGTVAYLTFFGFGLWRFRRDRTPIGIAGSAAIVSSFAAMLWYNAIPTPLAFMFLAYALLWRNHIEGDAHAR, from the coding sequence GTGACCCTGGTCGTCCCGGGCGCGAAGCAGCGGGCGGCACACGGCACGGCACCGCAACGACCCATCTCACTGCCGGCGTGGCCGGTCGCGAGCGTGCTCGCGCTCTATCCCCTGTGGTGGGCGCTGGGCCTCGGCGTCCTGATCTTCCCGATCATGGCCGTGCCGATGCTGGTCCTCCTGCTGCGGCGCCGGGCCGCCGGGCGCCCGCTGCGGCTGCCGCCCGGGTTCGGCTGGTGGGCGCTGTTCCTCGCGGCCGTCGTCATCAGCATCGCCGCGCTCGGCGCCGACCCGGCCGGGACGGTGGTCGAGCACGCGAGCGACCGCCTGGTCGCAGTCCTCTACCGGCTCTGCATGTACGCGTCCCTGACCATCCTGCTCGTCTACACCGGCAACCTCACCGAGGAGGAGCTGCCCCGCCGTCGCCTGGCGAAGCTGCTCGGCTGGCTCTTCGTGGTGACGGTGGCCGGGGGCCTGCTGGGCATGGTCGCAGGCCGGTTCGAGTTCACCTCGCCGGTGGAGTGGTTGCTGCCGGGCGGCATACGCAGCAAGGGATTCGTGCAGTCGCTGGTGCACCCGTACGCGGCGCAGATCATGGACCTGGTCGGCGGCGAGAAGCCTCGCCCGGCCGCGCCCTGGGGTTACACCAACACCTGGGGCAACAACTTCTGCCTCCTGATGGGCTGGCTGGTGGTGGCCGCCTGGGCGACCCGCCGTACCCGGGACAAGGTGCTCGCGGTGCTGTGCCTCGCCGTCGCGATCGTGCCCGCGGTCGTCTCCCTCAACCGCGGGCTGTGGATCGGCATCGGGGTCGTCGTCTGCTACGTGGCGGCCCGCTACGTGCTGATGGGTCGTTTGTGGATCATCGGCGCGGTCGTGCTGGCCGCCGCCGGGCTCGTCCTCGCCCTGCTGGCCACCCCGCTGGGCGACGTGGTCGACGCGCGGCTGGACAACGGCAAGTCCAACGGCGTGCGCTCGTTCCTCATCGACCGGGCCATGGACGGGTTCGTGGACTCGCCGGTCGTGGGCTACGGCTCGACCCGCAACACGATCGGCGGCCGCAATTCGATCGCCGTCGGCGAGAGTTCGGAGTGCGAGCGCTGCGGCAACTTCACCGTCGGCGGCAACGGCCAGCTCTGGCAGCTCATGTACGCCCACGGCACCGTCGGCACCGTCGCCTACCTGACCTTCTTCGGGTTCGGCCTGTGGCGCTTCCGGCGGGACCGCACGCCGATCGGGATCGCCGGCAGCGCCGCCATCGTGAGCTCGTTCGCGGCGATGCTCTGGTACAACGCGATCCCCACCCCCCTGGCGTTCATGTTCCTGGCCTACGCGCTGCTCTGGCGCAACCACATCGAGGGGGACGCACATGCCCGTTAA